TGGAGAAACAAGCTGAAGATGCAGCAAAGAAAATCCAACAAGATAATGAAAAGAATCTGAAGacagtaaaaacaaaatgtgacgATGTTACCAAATCCGTGAAGACATTATCTGACTCTATCAAACATCTCAATACATCAAAACAAGCAGACAGACTCTTCATTGAACTTCAATCTGCTAAGAAAATGATCGAGGACTATGAGCAAAATAACACTACAGTTACGGCATATCATGTTAAACGTCACATCTTTAAACAAAATGAAGCAATAGCAACACTCATTGAAAAAGAGAAGTCATTTGGCACACTAATAAAGAAAGCATTACAACAAACAAAGCCTACGCAAGACAAAGATGTAAAGCCAACACTAACTTCACATCAGGGTAACATCCTTTTACAGACATCAAGAGATGAAAGTGGGTGCTCAATAACAGGGATGGCTCTCCTTACACCTGATCTTCTCGTCATCACTGACTGGAACAACAAGGCTATCAAACTGGTTGACACCAGCAGTCAATCTGTTGCTGATCAATTGCAACTAGATACTTCACCATTTGATGTCACGTCTGTTACCTCTACAGACTTTGTTGTCACACTTCCAGACCAAAAAACAATTCAGTTTATATCAGTCTCCTTCAAAAAACTCAAAAAGAAAGATGTTCTGAAGACTGATGGAAACTGTTATGGCATAAGTTGTTATCAGGAGAAATTTGTTGTGTCATTTGTGGCACCCGCAAAATTTCAAGTCTTTGATATGAATGGAGACATACTGACAATAGTCAACATAGATAACACGCTCAGTTATCCATTACATGTCACAACTAACAGCCACTCAATCTATGTATCCGACTGTAATATGAAAGCTGTAACAAGGTTTGACTGGCAGGGTGAGGGGATGGGGAGCTATTGCGATATGGATGAGCCTCATGGTATATCTCTGTCAGGTGATGGAAGTGTCTTTGTGTGTGACTATACAAGAAATGCTATAGTGAAGATAACAGGTGGTGACTGTTCTAACGGAAAGGTTGTGTCGAAGGATCTGAAAGGTCCCTATGCTGTCTGTTGGTGTGCTGTCGGAGCGAAACTGTACTACAGCTGTGATACTGCAGAtcagaaatatgacaatttccTTCAAGTCCTCAAGCTGTCATAATATCATAACTACCACAACAAAAGTCGTATCAACCAACATACTGGTATACTGCTCATATCACCACAAAATCTTCATGTAGAACTGTACTTGAAACAGATTTTTTCAGACATATTGATACATGCttaacatacaaaatgttgttAGACAACATGAGAAGAATAGACCTGCAAACCAGctttcacaaaaaaaatacattattccATCTCCAGTTTGTGAAGTGTAAGGCAGCAGCATATCAACAATGTAGTGAATACATAGAATACATTGATACACTTTATACTTTATGCAAAAGATAATATGTGCAAGGGAAAATATAAGTTCACCTTAATATTAATACAAACTGCTAAGAATTCTATAACGAAGGAAATGAGTTGAATTTTGTACCAGATAAATCACAGAGAGCATATACCAGATAAAACAAGGAATGACCGGATGACAAAAGAAGTATCAGTTTGAATGTCtctgttgtaaattttgtgaTACTGTATTATTCCTAAACagctaaaatggtttattttgtttaaaaatgttctattttctttatttctgagaTTTTATCccttctttttttcttgttttgttcagAAATGGTCTTTAGTGGCATTTTAAAATTGCCAGATTCCATATTACTGTGCATTTGAAATATTACATGTACAAGAATTCAATTGAGTTACATTTCTTTATATAATAACCTTTAAAGCATTAtttaacaatcttttaaaatatatctatatatgagccgtgccatgagaaaaccaacatagtgggtttgcgaccagcatggatccagaccagcctgcgcatccgcgcagtctggtcaggctccatgctgttcgcttttaaagcctattggaattggagaaactgttagcgaacagcatggatcctgaccagactgcgaggatgcgcaggctggtctggatccatgctggtcgcacacccactatgttggttttctcatggcacggctcatatattttaaaTAAGCATATTCAAAAATGTTGAAGTGTCACAGTTTTGTAATTAATTTGTCACAGTTTTGATGTTGATTTTAGTTTTTGGCAAATTTTGTGTCACAATTTGGCCACTATTCTTTCCATCAATTTGTCTTGGTGCTAGCCAACTAACACAAAATCCTTGTGAAAAGAATTTTCAAATATCATTTCATGACATAAAAAtcctgtttgttttgggttaagaGCAGGTTTTCAAGAGTATTTCAGTCAAATAACAATGAgcaggtaacctaaccagtgttcctggatcctgtaccagcCCAAACACTAGTCCccacaagtaacttccaacttgaGAGGTGGTTGGGATGGGGGAACAGGCTCAGGACACTAACAAATATGATCAGGAAACTCAAGATTGAAgaaatacattgtacataaatatatactttgATTACTTCATTTCTCTTTCATGTAAACATGTTCAGCATGTTCAATGTTAGATAAACATttgaaactcaatatctcaaaatcacttatctcaaaattctggccatttcgaagacattttcaagtcgtGTCTTGTAAACATAGGCACAAAATATCATGTTACATCGAATTTTGGATATCTTGACATAAAATGCTCCACCCCTTGGGATTCGAGATACCAAGTTTCATCTGTATTTACTTTGGTTCCTTCATTTCTCTTTCATGAAAAGATGTGtcaatcatgttcagcatgttgaatattgatttatttttttggttACTTCATTTCTCTTTCATGAAAAGATGTGtcaatcatgttcagcatgttgaatattgatatgttttttttGGTTACTTCATTTCTCTTTCATGAAAAGATGTGTCAATCATGTTCAGCAAGTTCaatgttatatatacatatactttgGTTTCTTCATTTGTCTTTCATGTAAAGATGTGTCACTAATGTTCAATGTTAGATATATATACCTTGGTTCCTTCTTCTCTTTCATGTAAAGATGTGTCACTAATGTTCAATGTTAGATATATATACCTTGGTTCCTTCTTCTCTTTCATGTAAAGATGTGTCACTAATGTTCAGCATGTTCAATGTTAGATATATTATATACTTTGATTTCTTCATTTCTATTTCATATAAAGTTGTTTCAATCATTTTCAGCATGTTCAAtgttagatatatttttttggtTACTTCATTTCTCTTTCTTGAAAAGATGTGTCAATCATTTTCGGCAAGTTCACtgttagatacatgtatatatttttttggtattttatttcTCTTTCATGAAAAGATATGTCAATTATGTTCAGCAAGTTCAATGctagatatatgtatatactttGGTTTCTTCATTTGTCTTTCATGTAAAGATGTGTCAATCATTTTTCAGCAAGTTCAATGTTAGATATACAGTTGAAGCTCAACAACTCAAACCTGCATATATCAAAATTCCATCTATCtcgaagatattttcaagtcACGTCTCGTAtaacatgcacaaaatatcatcttaAATCGAATTTCAGAGATCTCAAAATAAAACGCTCAATCTgttggaattcgagataccgagtttcaactgtatatacttTGGTCTCTTCCTTTCTCTTTTTTGTAAAGATGTGTCAATCAAATTCAGCAAGTTCAATGTTGGCTGTTACTGCTTTTTTCATTAGTTAAGTAAGAGTTGAATGAAAATGGTCGTCAATATGCCGACTCTGGTATATGTATGTTGTCATTATCCTCAAAtaataaagtatatattttgtaatgtattatCTTGCTTAAATACACTGTGATGTAAATGAAACACATAATAGGGGCAATCAACAAACCACAGggaatcaccctatgaagtttgtaGAATGTAGGTAAATTCTTTAGTAACAGAGCGGTTATTGTTTTCAGTCttaaggtcattgtgaccttgaagtTTGATCTAATGACCTCTAAAACAATAGAGGACATCCACTAACTGCAGGCAATCATTCAATGAAGTTTTACGACTGTATGTCAATGTGTTCTTCGAGatcaccatgaccttgacctttcgcCTACTGACCCCTTAAACAGTATCAGtcaatcctatgaaatttgacaactgtaggccaaagcattctttagttattaagCACAAACTGTTTTCAGCCCAGAGGTCACTgtaccttgacttttgacctagaAACCTTTAAACCAATCAGGGGTCATttgctgaccacaggcaatcatcctatgaagtctgaccaCAAGCCAGatcattctttagttattgagtggaaactgttttcagacTAGAGGTCACTGTGATTTTGCCCTCTGACCTTCAAAactaaaggggtcatctactgaccactggtaatcatcctttgaagtttgatgACTGCTTATTTATTGAGCAGAAAGTTTCCAGTCTCAACCtcgttttgaccttgacctttgacctactgacccccaaaacaatagggtttATCTATTGACAACaggcagtcatcctatgaagtttgaccattaTGAGATCAAATTTTCTatagttattgataggaaaccaAATGGTGTACTAACATACCGACAGACCGAAAAGgggcaaaacaatatactccttcTGCTTCAAAGGGAAGCATAAAGGACAAAGTTCGTTTTTAGTGAAAAACGGcccatcattatttttttctaatttttttttagttgaCAATCCGGTATCTCCCTAGAccgaaaataaagttttttattgttttaaaatgacaattaagtaaaaatattacattttgcaCGActatgtaataacaaaaaaacccGGTTTTCTTGCGACGTCGTGACGTTGCCACAACGTATATCGCGTTGATTTTATTTTCGCTCCGTCATGAATGATGTGTAACCATATAAATACAAGTATGCgatatgataatatttcatttaaataaggtTAAGATAGGATGCCGTTTCATCAAATTATACtgagaacaaaatgtaaattatattcaCCTTTGTCTATAAATGCCGACAGAGACATGTATTTGCATTGTTTTGCTTCTAAAAGTAATCTTGTATATGGTTTTAATACTTCTTTGCATTCATTATTTCACTAAACGAATGTAGAAACATACGTGAAAAAAATTCAACATTCatcttcatattttatttcgcCAAAATACTATTTCAAAGTTTGATCAACCAGTTTAACTTACATTTTGATATTCCGGCGGTTATACACATTGTACATGTACGATGCATTTGAATCAACTTTCCGACTGCTACCTTTGATATTACTTTGATGTTTATATCAAAGGAGGTGCCGACTAGTGTATTTATCGACCATTAGATACACGTGTTTCTTCACTAAATGACTCGAGCATAATTTAGTAACAGATAAACAATAACTTACATTTTGGTAAGGTAATAACCatcgtttttgtgtgtgtgttttgtttttgatttcttAATTGGATTTTATGTCAACATATTTTAGTCAGCAATAGTTTGCATGTTTTAGACAGAAACCAAGTGTAGCCTTACAGCGCGATACTCTTTACCCCGCATGGGGTGGGGGAGAGGGGGAAATTAGACTATGACCATCACAATCCCTCGCTTAAGCGAGTTTGTAACTCAAGAAACGGTCGTGGAGAGCAGTACACAAAACTAAGAAGTAAAGAAGAACTGTGGGTGCAGAAATTTTAATCTCgcacaaatatgaaaatataatgatcgtattttcactataatatattaaaaataattacaccgtcatagtaatttatatattacattCGTATCATCTATGACCATATGACCTATTCCTTAAATACAAAGTCATTTTAATTGTGGCTGTGCACATCTTTCAATTCTTATCTGTAGACAGATGGATACAAATgtcaaattatgaaaaaacaatattaaacttATAACTATCGTATTTCAGTATGTTattagaaattaatatttttgacttGTAACATTTTATTCGCTTGAAgaactgcaaaataaataataaataacatcAGATATTAatctactgatttttttttcttcttttcaaatatcaaactcggGTTTTTATGAAGTATAATcatgaataattgataaattattatgatattatgaaTTCAGCAAATCGGCATAATAACTATAGATTTATAACATCAGAATAGCTCTaaacatgtttttacaaaatatgttttactatcaaatgtaaaaatactCTTCAAGATACTTTTTCAGAGGCCAACTACAGAATACTGCTTTAAAAACTATGTTAATGTAACGATTCAGCTGCTACATTTTCACTCACTCTCTGTATCCGAACTGTCAACAGTTTGGGGTATGTTTCCTGCGTCTAAAACATAATCACCCCAGTTGCGCGTGCCATACGTTTCTTTCCCTGTGTGTCTTGCATAGCCAAGAAACCATAAAATGGCAGCCACGTGAGCACACACCCCGACAACTCGACTACCAGCGCGACACTTGCAATACCATGAAACAACTTCAGTCGCGTTATGACGAATCCAAAGTGTGTAAACCTTAGATGACACGtgtctgctttgaattttgacccTTAAAAGAGTATTGTCTTCTCTATGTACATAAATGTCTGAGTTTCCGTCAATATGCTCTTGCATATAACCAGCTGACATTTTAAGTTGGTAAGTACCACATGTTAATTCTCTCAATTGAATTTCGTCTAAGCGCGGAAATTCAACATCTAATTCAGCGGACTTCCAACAGGCTGATT
This window of the Mercenaria mercenaria strain notata chromosome 5, MADL_Memer_1, whole genome shotgun sequence genome carries:
- the LOC123556989 gene encoding E3 ubiquitin-protein ligase TRIM71-like translates to MAFFTNKKETKLFPSATASMSYEKDLKVYCQPCAQDGPRIPAHGYCKDCQEHLCEACFAAHKRHKLSKHHTILDKNNMPKTLQLPSTSNHPSQPDDLTKPCPKHTKEMIKFYCHDHKVLLCSVCVTLEHTVASCNIKYIPDISSQIINSKEYQDILKTMDTITDQCQKMSEDVKNMTSKSNSSLVHVLADIKKFRKEINQRLDELEKQAEDAAKKIQQDNEKNLKTVKTKCDDVTKSVKTLSDSIKHLNTSKQADRLFIELQSAKKMIEDYEQNNTTVTAYHVKRHIFKQNEAIATLIEKEKSFGTLIKKALQQTKPTQDKDVKPTLTSHQGNILLQTSRDESGCSITGMALLTPDLLVITDWNNKAIKLVDTSSQSVADQLQLDTSPFDVTSVTSTDFVVTLPDQKTIQFISVSFKKLKKKDVLKTDGNCYGISCYQEKFVVSFVAPAKFQVFDMNGDILTIVNIDNTLSYPLHVTTNSHSIYVSDCNMKAVTRFDWQGEGMGSYCDMDEPHGISLSGDGSVFVCDYTRNAIVKITGGDCSNGKVVSKDLKGPYAVCWCAVGAKLYYSCDTADQKYDNFLQVLKLS